A genomic region of Photobacterium swingsii contains the following coding sequences:
- a CDS encoding nucleotide triphosphate diphosphatase NUDT15, which yields MTAETPKVGIGIILVNSQGKVLIGKRKNSHSPYYSIPGGHLEIGETFEQCAVREMLEETGVQIHNPQVIAITNNLKTYQESGLHYISIALLATEYSGTPELKEPEKCDGWLWVDPTALPQPHFDASEQSIACYLNNTVCLSAS from the coding sequence ATGACAGCAGAAACCCCGAAAGTTGGCATAGGTATTATTCTGGTGAATAGCCAAGGGAAAGTCCTGATCGGTAAGCGCAAAAATAGTCACTCTCCGTATTACTCTATTCCTGGTGGCCACCTAGAAATAGGTGAGACGTTCGAGCAATGTGCTGTCCGTGAAATGCTTGAAGAAACGGGGGTTCAGATCCATAACCCGCAAGTGATTGCTATCACTAACAACCTCAAAACCTATCAAGAGTCTGGGTTGCATTACATCAGTATTGCCCTATTAGCGACTGAGTATTCCGGTACACCTGAACTAAAAGAGCCCGAAAAATGTGATGGTTGGCTATGGGTTGATCCGACTGCACTCCCACAACCTCACTTCGATGCAAGCGAACAGTCTATCGCCTGTTATTTAAATAATACCGTTTGCCTTAGTGCATCTTAA
- the aroA gene encoding 3-phosphoshikimate 1-carboxyvinyltransferase — MESLTLQPIKQIDGVVNLPGSKSVSNRALLLAALAQGQTRLTNLLDSDDIRHMLNALEQLGVQYELSEDKTECVVNGLGHAFQPEKALELYLGNAGTAMRPLAAALCLGRGEFVLTGEPRMKERPIGHLVDALRTAGAEVTYLENEHYPPLAIKGTGLNGGEVEIDGSISSQFLTAFLMAAPMATQDTVIRIKGDLVSKPYIDITLHIMAQFGVIVENRDYQEFVVPSGQTYQAPGDFLVEGDASSASYFLAAAAINGGTVKVTGIGKKSIQGDVQFADALAAMGAEIEWGDDFVIARRGELKAVDLDFNHIPDAAMTIATTALFAEGTTSIRNVYNWRVKETDRLAAMATELRKVGAEVEEGHDYITITPPQQLSHAAIDTYDDHRMAMCFSLVALSDTPVTINDPKCTSKTFPDYFDKLKGLSQ, encoded by the coding sequence ATGGAAAGTTTAACGTTACAGCCAATTAAACAGATTGATGGTGTAGTGAACCTGCCGGGCTCAAAGAGTGTTTCGAACCGAGCCTTGTTATTGGCGGCGTTAGCACAGGGACAAACACGCTTAACAAATTTGCTTGATAGTGATGATATTCGTCATATGCTAAATGCACTCGAACAGTTAGGGGTTCAATATGAACTTTCTGAGGATAAAACAGAGTGTGTAGTAAATGGTTTAGGCCATGCTTTCCAACCTGAAAAAGCACTAGAGCTATACCTTGGCAATGCTGGTACTGCAATGCGCCCACTTGCCGCGGCATTGTGCTTAGGCCGTGGTGAGTTTGTCTTAACAGGTGAGCCTCGTATGAAAGAGCGCCCAATTGGACACTTGGTAGATGCGCTACGGACCGCAGGTGCTGAAGTCACTTACCTAGAAAATGAACATTATCCACCACTTGCAATTAAAGGTACGGGCCTTAATGGCGGCGAAGTTGAAATTGATGGTTCTATTTCTAGCCAATTTTTGACTGCTTTCTTGATGGCTGCGCCAATGGCAACGCAAGACACCGTGATTCGCATTAAAGGTGATTTGGTATCTAAACCTTATATTGATATTACACTGCATATTATGGCGCAATTTGGTGTGATAGTTGAAAACCGTGATTATCAAGAGTTTGTTGTACCATCAGGACAAACCTACCAAGCACCTGGTGACTTCTTAGTGGAAGGAGATGCATCGTCAGCGTCTTACTTCCTTGCGGCGGCTGCTATTAACGGCGGGACGGTCAAAGTAACGGGAATTGGAAAGAAAAGCATTCAAGGTGATGTTCAGTTTGCTGATGCATTAGCCGCGATGGGGGCTGAAATTGAGTGGGGAGATGATTTTGTGATTGCCCGCCGAGGTGAGTTAAAAGCGGTCGATCTTGATTTCAACCATATTCCAGATGCAGCCATGACGATTGCGACGACGGCATTATTTGCTGAAGGCACAACGTCTATTCGTAACGTTTATAACTGGCGGGTCAAAGAAACCGATCGCTTGGCGGCAATGGCGACTGAACTACGTAAAGTTGGCGCAGAAGTGGAAGAGGGGCATGATTACATAACAATTACGCCGCCTCAGCAGCTGTCTCATGCCGCAATTGATACCTATGATGATCATCGTATGGCAATGTGTTTCTCGCTGGTGGCATTAAGCGATACACCTGTGACGATTAACGATCCGAAATGTACGTCAAAAACTTTCCCTGATTATTTCGACAAATTAAAAGGCCTAAGCCAATAA
- the cmk gene encoding (d)CMP kinase, with the protein MSTHSPVITVDGPSGAGKGTLCMLLADKLGWNLLDSGAIYRVLALAALHHGVDLESEDALVVLAAHLDVQFVAEGDLVKVILEGEDVSPTLRTQDVANAASKIAALPRVREALLRRQRAFSEAPGLVADGRDMGTVVFPQAEVKIFLDASAEERANRRMNQLQNKGIDVNFVTLLGEIQERDYRDRNRAVAPLRPADDALVLDSTELSIEEVTAQALAYIEKKLSC; encoded by the coding sequence ATGTCTACACATTCACCCGTCATCACGGTTGATGGCCCCAGCGGTGCAGGTAAAGGCACATTATGTATGCTTTTAGCTGACAAGCTAGGTTGGAACCTTTTAGATTCTGGCGCTATCTACCGCGTACTTGCACTTGCAGCGCTTCACCACGGTGTTGATCTGGAGTCAGAAGACGCGTTAGTGGTACTGGCTGCGCACTTAGATGTGCAGTTTGTAGCTGAAGGTGATTTGGTGAAAGTGATCTTAGAAGGGGAGGATGTATCGCCTACATTGCGTACCCAAGATGTCGCGAATGCAGCGTCAAAAATTGCTGCACTTCCTCGTGTACGTGAAGCCTTACTTCGTCGCCAACGAGCATTTAGTGAAGCACCTGGTTTAGTAGCAGATGGCCGCGATATGGGGACAGTTGTTTTCCCGCAAGCAGAAGTAAAAATCTTCCTTGATGCGAGTGCGGAAGAACGTGCTAATCGCCGTATGAATCAGTTGCAAAATAAAGGCATAGATGTTAACTTTGTCACCCTTTTAGGCGAGATTCAAGAACGCGATTATAGAGATCGTAACCGTGCGGTTGCTCCTCTGCGTCCCGCTGATGATGCTTTAGTGCTAGACTCTACTGAGCTTTCAATAGAGGAAGTGACAGCGCAAGCACTCGCTTATATTGAAAAAAAATTGTCTTGTTGA
- the rpsA gene encoding 30S ribosomal protein S1, with protein sequence MTESFALLFEESLNEIETRPGAIVKGTVVAIENGYVLVDAGLKSESSIPAEEFKNAAGELEIEIGAQVDVALDAIEDGFGETKLSREKAKRHEAWIQLEKAYEEAETVVGIINGKVKGGFTVELNGIRAFLPGSLVDVRPIRDTAHLENKELEFKVIKLDQKRNNVVVSRRAVIESENSVERDELLASLQEGMEVKGIVKNLTDYGAFVDLGGVDGLLHITDMAWKRVKHPSEIVNVGDEINVKVLKFDRERTRVSLGLKQLGEDPWVAIAKRYPESTKLSGRVTNLTDYGCFVEIEEGVEGLVHVSEMDWTNKNIHPSKVVNVGDEVEVMVLDIDEERRRISLGLKQCKANPWQSFAEMQAKGDKVTGKIKSITDFGIFIGLEGGIDGLVHLSDISWNVSGEDAVRDFKKGDEISAVVLAVDAERERISLGVKQIEEDPFNGYVAVNKKGALVTGTVTAVDAKGATVELIEGVEGYLRASEASVDRVEDATLVLSVGDSVEAKFTGVDRKNRVINLSVRAKDVAEEQEAMATLNKQDDASFGNAMADAFKAAKGE encoded by the coding sequence ATGACTGAATCTTTTGCTTTACTCTTTGAAGAGTCTCTGAACGAAATCGAAACACGCCCAGGCGCGATCGTTAAAGGTACTGTAGTAGCTATCGAGAACGGTTACGTTCTTGTTGATGCTGGCCTTAAGTCTGAGTCATCTATCCCAGCTGAAGAATTCAAGAACGCTGCTGGCGAACTTGAAATCGAAATCGGCGCACAAGTAGATGTTGCTCTTGACGCGATCGAAGATGGTTTCGGTGAGACTAAACTTTCTCGTGAGAAAGCTAAGCGTCACGAAGCTTGGATCCAGCTTGAAAAAGCTTACGAAGAAGCTGAAACTGTTGTTGGTATCATCAACGGTAAAGTTAAGGGCGGCTTCACAGTTGAACTTAACGGCATCCGTGCGTTCCTACCAGGTTCACTAGTAGACGTACGTCCAATCCGTGACACTGCTCACCTTGAAAACAAAGAGCTAGAGTTCAAAGTAATCAAGCTTGATCAGAAGCGCAACAACGTTGTTGTTTCTCGCCGCGCAGTTATCGAATCTGAAAACAGCGTTGAGCGTGACGAGCTACTTGCATCTCTACAAGAAGGCATGGAAGTTAAAGGTATCGTTAAGAACCTTACTGACTACGGTGCATTCGTTGATCTTGGTGGTGTTGACGGTCTTCTACACATTACTGATATGGCTTGGAAACGCGTTAAGCACCCAAGTGAAATCGTTAATGTTGGCGACGAAATCAACGTTAAAGTTCTTAAGTTCGACCGTGAGCGTACTCGCGTATCACTAGGTCTTAAGCAACTTGGCGAAGATCCATGGGTTGCAATCGCTAAGCGTTACCCAGAAAGCACTAAGCTATCTGGCCGCGTAACTAACCTAACTGACTACGGCTGCTTCGTTGAAATCGAAGAAGGCGTTGAAGGTCTTGTACACGTTTCTGAGATGGATTGGACTAACAAAAACATCCACCCATCAAAAGTTGTTAACGTGGGCGACGAAGTTGAAGTTATGGTTCTTGATATCGACGAAGAACGTCGTCGTATCAGCCTAGGTCTTAAGCAGTGTAAAGCTAACCCATGGCAGTCATTTGCAGAAATGCAAGCTAAGGGCGACAAAGTAACTGGTAAGATCAAGTCTATCACTGATTTCGGTATCTTCATCGGTCTTGAAGGCGGCATCGACGGTCTAGTTCACCTATCTGACATTTCTTGGAATGTTTCTGGTGAAGACGCAGTTCGTGACTTCAAGAAAGGCGACGAAATCTCTGCAGTAGTTCTTGCAGTTGACGCAGAGCGTGAGCGTATCTCTCTAGGCGTTAAGCAAATCGAAGAAGACCCATTCAACGGCTACGTTGCAGTTAACAAGAAAGGTGCTCTAGTTACTGGTACTGTTACTGCAGTTGACGCGAAAGGCGCAACAGTTGAGCTAATTGAAGGCGTTGAAGGTTACCTACGTGCTTCTGAAGCATCTGTTGACCGTGTTGAAGACGCAACTCTAGTTCTTTCTGTAGGCGATTCTGTTGAAGCTAAATTCACAGGCGTTGACCGTAAGAACCGCGTAATCAACCTATCTGTACGCGCTAAAGACGTTGCTGAAGAGCAAGAAGCAATGGCTACTCTGAACAAGCAAGACGACGCTTCGTTCGGTAACGCTATGGCTGACGCTTTCAAAGCTGCTAAAGGCGAATAA
- the ihfB gene encoding integration host factor subunit beta, whose protein sequence is MTKSELIERLCSQQTHLSAKQVEDAIKDILEHMANTLEEGDRIEIRGFGSFSLHYRAPRVGRNPKTGDKVELDGKFVPHFKPGKELRDRVNLSLAG, encoded by the coding sequence ATGACAAAGTCTGAATTAATTGAAAGGCTATGTAGTCAACAAACACATCTTTCTGCCAAACAGGTAGAAGATGCAATCAAGGATATCCTTGAGCACATGGCGAACACCCTTGAAGAGGGGGATCGCATTGAGATCCGCGGCTTTGGTAGCTTCTCGTTGCATTACCGTGCTCCCCGTGTAGGTCGCAACCCTAAAACTGGTGATAAAGTTGAGTTGGACGGCAAGTTCGTTCCTCACTTCAAACCAGGTAAAGAATTACGCGATCGTGTTAATTTGTCTCTGGCAGGTTAA
- a CDS encoding LapA family protein: MKIIGILLLIVCFLITLALGAQNQELVNFNYLVAQGEFQLSTLLGIAFGGGFAIGWLICGLLYLKARVSKNLLTKKVAKQQKELEQLRAAPAKD, translated from the coding sequence ATGAAAATAATTGGCATTCTGCTACTCATAGTCTGCTTTTTGATCACCCTAGCGCTTGGGGCACAAAACCAAGAGCTGGTGAATTTTAATTACCTTGTTGCCCAGGGTGAGTTCCAGTTATCAACATTATTAGGTATCGCATTCGGTGGTGGTTTTGCTATCGGTTGGTTGATTTGTGGCCTTCTATATTTAAAAGCACGTGTATCTAAAAATCTACTAACCAAAAAAGTTGCTAAGCAACAAAAAGAGTTGGAGCAGCTTCGTGCCGCGCCAGCGAAGGACTAA
- the lapB gene encoding lipopolysaccharide assembly protein LapB has translation MLELLFLLLPIAAAYGWYMGNRNAQNERQEQSHHMSRQYVTGLNLLLSDQSDKAVDVFIELLQVDSETIDTHLALGNLFRSRGEVDRAIRIHQNLIARPNLTIDQRNLALQQLAKDYMAAGFLDRAEKIFQQLLDEPDHRKAALQQLLSIYQQTREWENAIEMATQLVKMGKTKLKHDIAHYWCELSMLELGAQNSDKAKQHLKKALSTDKNCVRATIASARIMISEKEYKSAAKQLERIAEQDVDFISEGLPLLLQCYEAMGNETAWLKYLQNSVDHKAGATAELMLADEIFKHEGAALAQAFMTRQLTKNPTMKGFYQLMDYHLDEAEEGRAKDSLTSLRKLVGEQLKLKPHYRCRNCGFATHSLYWQCPSCKSWGTVKPIRGLDGE, from the coding sequence ATGCTTGAGCTGTTGTTCCTGTTACTCCCTATTGCCGCCGCTTATGGTTGGTATATGGGTAACAGGAACGCACAAAACGAACGACAAGAACAGTCTCATCACATGTCACGTCAATACGTGACAGGTTTGAACCTATTGCTTTCTGATCAGTCAGATAAAGCAGTAGATGTGTTCATTGAGCTGCTTCAAGTTGACAGTGAAACAATCGATACCCACCTTGCACTTGGCAACCTTTTTCGAAGCCGAGGTGAGGTAGATCGTGCGATTCGTATTCACCAAAACTTGATTGCTCGCCCAAACCTAACAATCGATCAACGTAATCTCGCGTTACAACAGTTAGCAAAAGACTACATGGCTGCTGGTTTCCTCGATCGAGCAGAAAAAATATTTCAGCAATTGCTTGATGAACCCGATCATCGTAAAGCGGCACTCCAACAGCTCCTCTCTATTTATCAGCAGACCCGTGAATGGGAAAATGCGATAGAGATGGCGACACAACTTGTAAAGATGGGTAAGACAAAGTTAAAGCATGATATTGCACATTACTGGTGTGAATTATCGATGTTGGAACTTGGTGCCCAAAATTCAGATAAAGCTAAGCAACACCTAAAAAAAGCATTATCTACCGATAAGAATTGTGTTCGAGCGACGATAGCGTCAGCGCGTATTATGATCTCTGAAAAAGAATACAAATCTGCAGCGAAGCAATTAGAGCGAATTGCTGAACAAGATGTCGACTTTATTAGTGAAGGGTTACCTTTGTTGCTGCAATGCTATGAGGCAATGGGCAATGAAACGGCTTGGCTTAAATATCTGCAAAATTCGGTGGATCACAAAGCAGGTGCGACTGCAGAGTTGATGTTGGCTGATGAAATTTTCAAACATGAAGGCGCAGCACTTGCTCAGGCTTTCATGACTCGTCAATTAACTAAAAACCCAACCATGAAAGGCTTCTATCAATTGATGGACTATCACCTTGATGAGGCCGAAGAGGGGCGTGCTAAAGATAGCTTAACCTCGTTGCGTAAATTGGTGGGTGAACAACTTAAACTTAAACCGCACTATCGGTGCCGTAACTGTGGTTTTGCTACCCACTCTTTGTACTGGCAGTGCCCATCTTGTAAAAGTTGGGGAACAGTGAAGCCTATTCGCGGTTTGGATGGCGAGTAA
- a CDS encoding Ig-like domain-containing protein has protein sequence MFGRILIIFTFICLLIACGGESSSSSSTGTGTGTGTGTGTGTGTGTTGGGSGGGTLPDKLNIADYETLPQSFKTTVRRNDQVLQVTLNKFSLRRKDTVFYQYAADNPAEITPLSYTPEVRSYRGQVDSEPESMIIGYVDGENNFYGRVFYGGQLAWEIPSIPVPTKVQKGLLLNNAINRSPVDLQPIKENHQLGAPSLSSPIPSKESFYLQLAEITFFASFDSYDKIFKKKLNSAIGGMDYAANLLDYVFARDALIRFSYAGGLIATAKPSGLSENEQQQHLRTKLDKKFSLFHRFTGPANSGANTGLTSWCEYNKSLWCTLHEVGHAFNLGHDIGPESVGLMGAMELIPTNNISVVKSSPGAMNGKIVPAMQSRMSPNANIDHLDVERDGRGQVNVFANDFDANGNLSGGKVMIRAFDQRSAQNARIAHLGNGVFEYVAPVGFVGEDEFSYVIVDDQGMADRSEVHVRVLSKSRIAYYSLDNYTVRKNLKTEDNKAAGDIHLLVNQAGGEHFIRRVTNLPRWSYVGLAQEILREGGYNLVFEENDVMANKDHVPHDLVPGLSSYSVSLTFTQDGDFVSHRADGSMSRGSQEIAMVGQGKLDEGFALSYFNGNTQRANHSGEPLKGLGWTLVGRQFFTQSHFRQQPHIVHAYAKPDAVVVNDNKPHKIVWVVNRENNTVTTWVDNKIVPMKLAKSDTDFSDHVTLPDGFAGVYPGGTHGWYSSGRDWYSQYVGPWFMRQLNAGDTTIWEDVTDFVSHKSRVDDIQLYSYALNEQEVRDFYEGKQKAYSNAPLNGKSTSWQDLTLRWNNKGVKGYRLTWGYQADLTVFEQQRDMGMATTVQILPDRQRPVLYWRIDTQFADGWVNGNIWSVVNPEKQGKRLTLSFTQDELDSSDKVDSRAWPMNVSKLIEGVQVTVTGQHHRNEPSQLILRGHGTALSVTSHGELFSQAVVRLGSEDAYKQGHFKIQYRDGANWVDGLVLYKNGVATSFNINGDFSRKPGVANGNGRGSGRDRYKATDTEYYQSYSVVFPSGTNEVRFVTEGKPGTAVVLDYLELFSQ, from the coding sequence ATGTTTGGTCGCATCTTAATTATATTTACTTTTATTTGTTTATTAATAGCTTGTGGTGGTGAATCATCAAGTTCATCCTCAACAGGAACAGGAACAGGAACAGGAACAGGAACAGGAACAGGAACAGGAACAGGAACAACAGGTGGTGGTTCTGGAGGCGGTACCCTGCCTGATAAACTCAATATTGCCGATTACGAAACGTTACCACAGTCTTTCAAGACAACCGTAAGACGTAATGATCAGGTCTTACAAGTTACGCTTAATAAATTCTCCTTACGTCGCAAAGATACGGTCTTCTATCAATATGCGGCAGACAACCCCGCTGAAATTACGCCTTTAAGCTATACTCCGGAAGTTCGCAGTTACCGAGGACAAGTTGATTCTGAGCCAGAATCAATGATTATCGGTTATGTGGATGGGGAGAATAATTTCTATGGTCGTGTTTTTTATGGAGGCCAGTTGGCTTGGGAAATCCCTTCAATACCCGTGCCGACGAAGGTACAAAAAGGGCTACTCCTTAATAATGCAATCAATCGCTCTCCCGTCGATTTACAGCCAATAAAAGAGAACCATCAGCTTGGCGCACCATCGCTCTCTTCGCCTATTCCTAGCAAGGAGAGCTTTTATCTTCAGCTAGCAGAGATTACTTTTTTTGCCTCATTTGATAGTTACGACAAAATATTTAAGAAAAAGCTAAATAGTGCGATTGGTGGTATGGATTATGCTGCTAATTTGTTGGATTACGTGTTTGCTCGCGACGCACTTATTCGATTTAGTTATGCCGGTGGCTTGATTGCGACCGCTAAGCCAAGTGGGTTGAGTGAAAATGAACAACAACAGCATTTGCGTACTAAGTTAGACAAAAAGTTTTCACTCTTTCATCGTTTCACCGGCCCTGCCAATAGTGGTGCGAATACGGGGTTAACGAGTTGGTGTGAATATAATAAATCCTTGTGGTGCACGCTTCATGAAGTAGGGCATGCATTTAATTTGGGTCACGATATTGGCCCTGAGTCTGTTGGTCTAATGGGGGCTATGGAACTGATCCCGACCAATAATATTTCGGTTGTTAAATCTTCTCCGGGGGCGATGAATGGCAAAATCGTTCCTGCAATGCAGTCGCGAATGAGCCCAAATGCCAACATTGATCACTTGGATGTTGAGCGTGATGGGCGAGGGCAAGTTAATGTCTTTGCAAATGACTTTGATGCTAACGGTAATTTATCTGGCGGCAAAGTGATGATTCGCGCGTTTGACCAGCGCTCGGCTCAAAACGCTCGTATTGCACATTTGGGGAATGGTGTTTTTGAATATGTCGCCCCGGTCGGTTTTGTGGGGGAAGATGAATTTAGTTACGTAATTGTTGATGATCAGGGTATGGCTGATCGCAGCGAAGTTCATGTGCGAGTGCTGTCGAAATCACGAATTGCTTATTATTCGCTAGATAACTACACAGTTCGGAAAAATTTAAAAACCGAAGATAACAAAGCCGCTGGTGATATTCATTTGTTGGTTAATCAAGCGGGAGGGGAACATTTTATCCGCAGAGTGACAAATTTGCCACGTTGGTCTTATGTCGGTTTAGCTCAGGAAATTTTGCGAGAAGGCGGTTACAACTTAGTCTTTGAAGAAAATGATGTAATGGCGAATAAAGACCATGTGCCTCATGATTTAGTACCAGGCCTGTCTAGCTATTCTGTATCGCTGACATTTACCCAAGATGGTGATTTTGTTTCTCATCGTGCTGATGGCAGCATGAGTCGCGGAAGCCAAGAAATTGCTATGGTTGGGCAAGGTAAACTAGATGAAGGGTTTGCATTGTCGTATTTCAATGGTAATACCCAGCGAGCTAATCATTCAGGTGAGCCGCTAAAGGGGCTCGGTTGGACTTTAGTGGGACGTCAATTCTTTACACAAAGTCACTTTCGTCAGCAGCCGCATATTGTTCATGCGTATGCCAAACCTGATGCTGTCGTGGTGAATGACAATAAACCGCACAAAATTGTTTGGGTGGTCAACCGCGAAAACAACACAGTTACAACTTGGGTAGACAATAAAATTGTGCCGATGAAGTTGGCCAAGAGTGATACCGATTTTTCTGACCATGTTACTTTACCTGATGGTTTTGCTGGTGTTTACCCTGGTGGTACGCATGGTTGGTATAGTTCGGGGCGTGATTGGTACTCCCAATACGTTGGACCATGGTTTATGCGTCAGCTTAATGCGGGAGATACAACAATTTGGGAAGACGTGACTGACTTTGTTAGTCATAAATCGCGGGTTGATGATATTCAACTATACAGTTATGCGTTGAACGAACAAGAAGTTCGTGATTTTTACGAGGGCAAACAAAAAGCGTATTCCAATGCTCCACTCAATGGTAAATCGACATCATGGCAAGACTTAACGTTACGCTGGAATAATAAAGGGGTCAAAGGTTATCGCTTAACTTGGGGATACCAAGCTGACTTAACTGTCTTTGAACAGCAACGTGATATGGGAATGGCAACAACAGTTCAGATCCTACCAGATCGTCAGCGGCCAGTACTGTATTGGCGCATAGATACACAATTTGCTGATGGCTGGGTAAACGGGAATATTTGGAGCGTTGTAAATCCAGAAAAACAAGGCAAGCGATTAACGTTATCTTTTACTCAAGATGAACTTGATAGTAGTGATAAGGTAGATAGTCGTGCGTGGCCGATGAATGTATCGAAGTTGATTGAAGGGGTACAAGTCACTGTTACTGGCCAGCATCATCGCAACGAACCGTCACAACTTATCTTACGAGGTCATGGAACGGCACTTTCTGTAACCAGCCATGGTGAACTATTTTCTCAAGCCGTAGTGCGTCTTGGGTCTGAAGATGCTTATAAGCAAGGGCATTTTAAGATCCAGTATCGTGATGGCGCGAATTGGGTTGATGGGCTGGTGCTTTATAAAAACGGGGTTGCAACCAGTTTTAACATCAATGGTGACTTTTCCAGAAAGCCTGGGGTTGCTAACGGTAATGGTCGAGGGAGTGGACGTGATCGTTATAAAGCCACAGACACCGAGTACTATCAGAGTTATTCCGTCGTATTTCCCTCAGGAACCAATGAGGTTCGTTTTGTAACTGAAGGTAAGCCGGGAACTGCTGTAGTGTTAGATTATTTGGAACTGTTTTCTCAGTAA
- the pyrF gene encoding orotidine-5'-phosphate decarboxylase: MLDPKVIVALDYPKLDDALAFVDRIEPGSCRLKVGKEMFTYFGPDFVRKLHDRGHSVFLDLKFHDIPNTCSRAVAAAADIGVWMVNVHASGGERMMAASREILEPYGKDRPLLIAVTVLTSMEASDLAGIGIQCEPQEHVLNLANLTKNSGLDGVVCSAQEASMLKANLGQEFKLITPGIRPVGSAAGDQRRVMTPVEAVQAGSDYLVIGRPITKAADPAAVLAEINASLA, translated from the coding sequence ATGTTAGACCCAAAAGTGATTGTCGCTCTCGACTACCCAAAACTAGATGATGCGTTAGCCTTTGTTGATCGTATCGAACCGGGAAGTTGTCGACTGAAAGTTGGCAAAGAGATGTTTACTTATTTTGGCCCTGACTTTGTGCGTAAACTGCATGATCGGGGCCATTCTGTATTTCTAGATCTGAAATTTCATGACATCCCGAACACTTGTTCTCGCGCTGTTGCAGCAGCTGCCGATATAGGTGTGTGGATGGTCAATGTTCACGCCAGTGGTGGCGAGCGCATGATGGCCGCATCGCGCGAAATTCTAGAGCCTTATGGAAAAGATCGCCCACTATTGATTGCTGTAACTGTACTAACAAGTATGGAAGCGTCTGATCTTGCTGGTATTGGTATCCAATGTGAGCCACAAGAGCATGTACTAAATCTTGCGAATTTGACGAAGAACAGCGGCTTAGACGGTGTTGTTTGTTCAGCGCAAGAAGCATCAATGCTAAAAGCTAATCTCGGTCAAGAATTTAAGCTAATTACTCCTGGTATTCGTCCAGTTGGCAGTGCTGCTGGTGATCAACGACGTGTAATGACGCCAGTGGAAGCCGTACAAGCAGGTTCTGACTACCTTGTGATTGGCCGTCCTATTACTAAAGCTGCCGATCCTGCTGCAGTACTTGCAGAAATTAATGCATCGCTAGCGTAA
- a CDS encoding type II secretion system protein, with product MIELVIVIVILGIVAVTAAPRFLDLQHDARKATLAGMKAAMASASEQVYAKSIITGLDRSPSGAVAMNGRSIEVIYGYPKNQYKDVWSELLVGEFGEVPYQDASKYEWMWHNPSPTKDGLYIMPRNFTNKKQNCYVMYRPPTSNTTTNYTLEMVDTGC from the coding sequence TTGATTGAACTAGTCATTGTTATCGTTATTCTCGGCATTGTAGCCGTTACTGCCGCACCTCGTTTCCTTGATTTACAACACGATGCTCGTAAAGCGACATTGGCAGGAATGAAAGCCGCAATGGCATCCGCCTCTGAGCAAGTTTATGCTAAATCGATAATCACTGGCCTTGATAGATCACCATCGGGTGCAGTCGCGATGAACGGCCGCTCGATAGAAGTCATTTATGGTTATCCAAAGAACCAATATAAAGATGTTTGGAGTGAATTATTGGTGGGGGAATTCGGGGAAGTGCCGTATCAAGACGCTAGCAAATATGAGTGGATGTGGCATAACCCAAGCCCAACCAAAGATGGTTTGTATATCATGCCGAGAAATTTTACGAATAAAAAACAGAACTGCTATGTGATGTATCGTCCGCCAACATCGAATACCACCACTAACTACACGTTAGAAATGGTGGATACGGGCTGCTAA